In Humulus lupulus chromosome 6, drHumLupu1.1, whole genome shotgun sequence, a single genomic region encodes these proteins:
- the LOC133784725 gene encoding uncharacterized protein LOC133784725, protein MEMEEFRNMKVTISGLCGKLWPNQSQKVWHAFTWNRYSFPKHKFITWLACQDKLLTRDRLIRFGITTESNCLLCEQAAESHQHIFFDCFYSKEIVSRILSWVEMKVTQRTLEACLKSIKRRKLSKFRRDFLVAVLNAAVYCIWEARNVSLWEQKVYTVNNIVKKIKYDVCNRFSHFKRERTSKVDRDWYEALSSSYGAF, encoded by the coding sequence ATGGAGATGGAGGAGTTTAGGAACATGAAAGTTACTATTTCTGGTTTGTGTGGGAAGCTTTGGCCGAATCAATCACAAAAAGTTTGGCATGCCTTCACTTGGAACAGGTATAGCTTTCCTAAACACAAATTTATCACTTGGTTAGCTTGTCAAGATAAGTTGTTAACAAGGGATAGGCTGATTCGGTTTGGCATTACTACTGAAAGTAATTGCCTCCTTTGTGAGCAGGCTGCTGAATCTCATCagcatattttctttgattgctTCTATAGTAAAGAAATTGTTTCAAGGATCCTTTCTTGGGTGGAGATGAAGGTGACTCAAAGAACTTTAGAAGCTTGTTTGAAGAGCATTAAGAGAAGGAAATTGTCAAAATTCAGGAGAGATTTTCTTGTGGCTGTTCTGAATGCTGCTGTGTATTGCATTTGGGAAGCAAGGAATGTAAGTTTGTGGGAGCAAAAAGTCTATACTGTAAATAATATAGTCAAAAAGATTAAATATGATGTTTGTAATAGGTTTTCTCATTTTAAAAGAGAGAGAACAAGTAAAGTAGATAGAGATTGGTATGAGGCTTTGAGCTCTAGTTATGGAGCATTTTGA